In Equus caballus isolate H_3958 breed thoroughbred chromosome 7, TB-T2T, whole genome shotgun sequence, one DNA window encodes the following:
- the DNASE2 gene encoding deoxyribonuclease-2-alpha — translation MAALSPLVLAALLWVPVGTLTCYGDSGQPVDWFVVYKLPRGLRYKYMDGDSRGWREGADFINSSAGAVGRSLLPLYRSNASQLAFLLYNDQPPQSSRARDSSSRGHTKGVLLLDRDGGFWLVHSVPRFPPPAASAAYSWPPTARPYGQTLLCVSFPFDQFKDISRQLNYTFPLVYDYKLEGDIAQRLPDLVKVAKGLHVRSKPWNSSVTLTSKAGATFQSFVKSRNFGDDLYSGWLAEALGSNLQVQFWPHSAGVLRSNCTGLRHVLDVTEIAFPGPSGPAFSNQDDHSKWCVAPERPWACVGDMNRNSAEEHRGGGTLCSQLPALWKAFQPLVKAWEPCGP, via the exons ATGGCCGCGCTGAGCCCGCTGGTTCTGGCCGCGCTGCTGTGGGTCCCTGTGGGGACACTGACCTGCTATGGGGACTCGGGGCAGCCGGTGGACTG GTTCGTCGTCTACAAGCTGCCGCGGGGGCTGCGGTACAAATACATGGATGGGGACTCAAGGGGCTGGCGCGAAGGCGCGGACTTCATCAACAGCTCGGCGGGGGCCGTGGGCCGCAGCCTGCTGCCGCTGTACCGGAGCAACGCCAGCCAG CTCGCCTTCCTACTCTACAATGACCAGCCCCCTCAATCCAGCCGGGCTCGGGACTCCTCCAGTCGGGGGCACACGAAGG GGGTGCTGCTCCTCGACCGAGATGGAGGTTTCTGGCTGGTCCACAGCGTTCCGCGCTTCCCTCCACCTGCCGCCTCTGCTGCATACAGCTGGCCACCTACTGCCCGCCCCTACGGGCAGACCCTGCTCTGCGTGTCTTTTCCCTTCGACCAGTTCAAGGATATCA gcAGACAGCTGAACTACACTTTTCCCCTGGTGTACGACTACAAGCTGGAAGGGGACATCGCCCAGAGGCTCCCCGACCTGGTGAAGGTAGCCAAGGGCCTCCATGTTCGCAGCAAACCCTGGAACAGCAGTGTAACACTCACATCAAAGGCAGGGGCCACCTTCCAGAGCTTTGTCAAATCCAGAAACTTTGGAGATG ACCTCTACTCTGGCTGGTTGGCAGAAGCCCTCGGCAGCAACCTGCAGGTCCAGTTCTGGCCACATTCTGCTGGCGTGCTCCGCTCCAACTGCACTGGGCTCCGGCATGTGCTGGATGTGACTGAGATAGCCTTCCCCGGGCCAAGTGGGCCAGCCTTCAGTAACCAAGACGACCACTCCAAGTGGTGTGTAGCCCCAGAAAGGCCCTGGGCCTGTGTCGGAGACATGAATCGGAACTCCGCAGAGGAGCACCGAGGCGGGGGCACACTGTGTTCCCAGCTGCCGGCCCTCTGGAAGGCCTTCCAGCCTCTGGTGAAGGCCTGGGAGCCCTGTGGGCCATGA